DNA sequence from the Ramlibacter agri genome:
TTTCCCATTCACCAACGACACCTGGAGACAAGGCAATGAAACTGAGGACAGTTCTCGCCGCAGCGATGGTCGCCGCGGGCCTGCTTGCCAATGCGCCCGCGATGGCGCAGGAGAAGCTCACCGTCTGGTGGGTCAAGGGTTTCTACAAGGCGGAAGACGACGCGCTGTTCGAGGCGATCAAAAAGTACGAGGCCAAGCACAAGGGCGTGAAGGTCGAGCTGTCGCAGTACCCGATCCAGGACATGATTCCCAAGACGGTGGCGGCGCTCGATTCCGGCAGCCCGCCCGACGTGGCCTACGCGGACGTCTACGACTTCCAGGTGACGGCCAAGTGGGCGTTCGACGGCAAGCTGGAGGACATCTCCAGCGTCATCAACCCGATGGTCAACAAGTTCGAGCCGGTCGCGCTGTCCACGACCTTCCTGTACAACGACGCGTCGAAGAAGCGCGCCTACTACGCCTTCCCGCTGAAGCAGCAGACCATGCACATCCAGTACTGGAAGGACATGCTGGCCGAGGCGGGCTTCAAGGAAAGCGACATCCCCAAGGAGTGGAACGCCTACTGGAACTTCTGGTGCGACAAGGTGCAGCCCGCCAGCCGCCAGAAGTCCGGCAAGCGCAACTTCGGCATCGGCCAGCCCATGGGCGTGGATTCGAGCGACTCGTTCTACTCGTTCCTGACCTTCATGGACGCGTACAACGTGCAGCTGGTCAACGACTCCGGCAAGCTGCTCGTGGACGACCCCGCGGTGAAGCAGGGCCTGATCAAGGCGCTGACCGACTACACCATGCCGTACACCAAGGGCTGCACGCCGCCTTCGTCCACCAGCTGGAAGGACCCGGACAACAACGTCGCCTTCCACAACAAGACGACGGTGATGACGCACAACGCCACGATCTCGATCGCGGCCAAGTGGCTGGATGACGCCAACAACACGGCGCTGACCGAAGCGCAGCGCGCCGAGGCGAAGAAGAACTACACCGAGCTGATCGCCACCGCCGGCTTCCCGAACAAGCCGGACGGCAGCAAGATGAAGTACCGCTCCGCCGTGAAGACGGGCGTCATCTTCTCCGCCGCCAAGAACAAGACGCGCGCCAAGGAGTTCGTGTCCTTCCTGCTGCAGGACGAGAACCTCACGCCTTACGTCGAGGGTTCCCTGGGCCGCTGGTTCCCGGTCACCAAGGCCGGCCAGGCCAGCCCGTTCTGGAAGGGTGACCAGCACCGCCAGGCCGTCTACAACCAGTTCATGAGCGGCACGACGACGTTCGAGTTCACCAAGAACTACAAGTTCACGATCCTGAACAACGAGAACGTGTGGGCCAAGGCGATGAACCGCGTGGTCAACGAGAAGGTGCCGGTGGACAAGGCGGTCGACGAGATGATCGCCCGCATCAAGCAGGTCGCCGGCCCGGGACCCCAGTAAGCCCTTCGCGAGTCCGCCGGTATGAATACGACCACCATCGTCGCTGTGGAGGAAGTACCGGCGGCCGCCGCGCCGGCGGTGCGCCGCCGCGCCAGCCCCTGGGAAACCTGGGGCCGGGTGCTGGTGCTGCCCTACCTGCTGGTGTTCCTGGTGTTCGTGCTGTACCCGGTGGGCTACGGCCTCTGGCTGGCGCGGCACCCGGCCAGCTACGAGCACCTGTTCGCCGACCCCATCTTCTTCCGCACCGCGATCAACACGGTGATCTTCCTGGTGGTCG
Encoded proteins:
- a CDS encoding ABC transporter substrate-binding protein; translation: MKLRTVLAAAMVAAGLLANAPAMAQEKLTVWWVKGFYKAEDDALFEAIKKYEAKHKGVKVELSQYPIQDMIPKTVAALDSGSPPDVAYADVYDFQVTAKWAFDGKLEDISSVINPMVNKFEPVALSTTFLYNDASKKRAYYAFPLKQQTMHIQYWKDMLAEAGFKESDIPKEWNAYWNFWCDKVQPASRQKSGKRNFGIGQPMGVDSSDSFYSFLTFMDAYNVQLVNDSGKLLVDDPAVKQGLIKALTDYTMPYTKGCTPPSSTSWKDPDNNVAFHNKTTVMTHNATISIAAKWLDDANNTALTEAQRAEAKKNYTELIATAGFPNKPDGSKMKYRSAVKTGVIFSAAKNKTRAKEFVSFLLQDENLTPYVEGSLGRWFPVTKAGQASPFWKGDQHRQAVYNQFMSGTTTFEFTKNYKFTILNNENVWAKAMNRVVNEKVPVDKAVDEMIARIKQVAGPGPQ